The following coding sequences lie in one Sesamum indicum cultivar Zhongzhi No. 13 linkage group LG9, S_indicum_v1.0, whole genome shotgun sequence genomic window:
- the LOC105170294 gene encoding homeobox-leucine zipper protein REVOLUTA → MAMVVQQHRESSSGSISKHLDAGKYVRYTAEQVEALERVYAECPKPSSLRRQQLIRECPILSNIEPKQIKVWFQNRRCREKQRKESTRLQSVNRKLTAMNKLLMEENDRLQKQVSQLVCENGYMRQQLHTAAAPTNDASCESAVTTPQHSLRDANNPAGLLSIAEETLAEFLSKATGTAVDWVQMPGMKPGPGSVGIFAISQSCSGVAARACGLVSLEPSKIAEILKDRSSWFRDCRSLEVFTMFPAGNGGTIELLYTQTYAPTTLAPARDFWTLRYTTTLENGSLVVCERSLSGTGAGPKAAAALQFVRAEMLPSGYLIRPYEGGGSIIHIVDHLNLEAWSVPEVLRPLYESSKVVAQKTTIAALKYIRQIAQETSGEVVYGLGRQPAVLRTFSQRLSRGFNDAINGFNDDGWSILNCDGAEDVVVAINSAKSVTASSDTLSVLGGVLCAKASMLIQNVPPAVLVRFLREHRSEWADFNVDAYAAAALKNTYAYPGMRPTRFTGSQIIMPLGHTIEHEEMLEVIRLEGHSLSHEDAFMSRDIHLLQMCSGIDENAVGACSELIFAPIDEMFPDDAQLLPSGFRLIPLDSKPGDFQDSLTSHKTLDLTSSLEVGPATSNNGKNAAASCSARSILTIAFQFPFENNLQENVATMARQYVRSVISSVQRVAMAISPSGLSPTVGSKLSPASPEALTLAHWICQSYSYHTGAELLRSDASSSEAVLKTLWHHQDAVLCCSLKDVPVFTFANQAGLDMLETTLVALQDITLEKIFDDAGHKALFSEFAKIMQQGFTHLPGGICMSTMGRHVSYEQAIVWKVFAGEETTVHCLAFSFVNWSFV, encoded by the exons ATGGCTATGGTGGTACAGCAGCACAGGGAGAGTAGCAGTGGGAGCATTAGCAAGCATCTTGATGCCGGAAAGTATGTCCGGTACACGGCGGAGCAGGTGGAGGCCTTGGAGAGGGTGTATGCTGAGTGCCCCAAACCCAGCTCTTTGCGCCGGCAGCAGTTGATCCGGGAATGCCCTATTCTTTCAAACATTGAGCCTAAACAGATCAAAGTATGGTTCCAAAACCGCAG GTGTCGAGAGAAGCAGCGGAAAGAATCTACCAGACTGCAGAGTGTGAACAGAAAATTGACTGCTATGAACAAGCTACTGATGGAGGAAAATGATCGTCTCCAGAAGCAGGTGTCGCAGCTGGTATGCGAGAATGGGTACATGCGACAACAGCTACACACT GCAGCTGCTCCTACCAATGATGCAAGTTGTGAGTCAGCGGTCACTACCCCTCAACATTCTCTCAGAGATGCTAATAACCCTGCTGG ACTCCTCTCAATTGCGGAGGAGACCTTGGCAGAGTTCCTTTCCAAGGCTACAGGAACTGCTGTCGATTGGGTCCAGATGCCTGGGATGAAG CCTGGTCCGGGTTCGGTTGGGATCTTTGCCATTTCACAAAGTTGTAGTGGAGTGGCAGCTCGAGCCTGCGGTCTTGTAAGTTTAGAACCTTCAAAG ATTGCAGAGATCCTTAAAGATCGTTCATCTTGGTTCCGTGACTGTCGGAGCCTTGAGGTTTTCACTATGTTTCCTGCCGGAAATGGAGGAACAATCGAACTGTTGTATACACAG ACATATGCCCCAACTACTTTGGCTCCTGCTCGTGATTTTTGGACTTTGAGATACACGACGACCTTGGAAAATGGCAGTCTTGTG GTATGCGAGAGGTCGCTTTCTGGTACCGGAGCTGGCCCGAAAGCAGCTGCTGCTTTGCAGTTTGTGAGAGCTGAAATGCTTCCATCAGGATATTTGATCCGGCCATATGAGGGTGGCGGGTCCATCATTCACATTGTAGATCACCTTAATCTGGAG GCATGGAGCGTGCCGGAGGTGCTACGGCCACTTTATGAATCTTCAAAAGTCGTGGCACAGAAAACGACTATTGCT GCACTAAAATATATCCGGCAGATAGCCCAGGAGACGAGTGGTGAGGTAGTATATGGTCTTGGCAGGCAGCCAGCTGTTCTTCGGACTTTTAGCCAGAGGTTAAGCAG GGGCTTTAATGATGCTATTAACGGGTTCAATGATGATGGATGGTCAATATTGAACTGCGATGGAGCTGAAGATGTAGTAGTCGCCATCAATTCAGCTAAGAGCGTGACTGCTAGTTCAGATACTCTATCGGTGCTCGGAGGTGTTCTCTGTGCAAAAGCATCTATGCTGATTCAG AACGTTCCGCCAGCAGTGCTGGTTCGCTTTCTAAGGGAGCACCGATCGGAGTGGGCAGACTTCAATGTTGATGCCTATGCTGCCGCAGCTTTGAAAAACACGTACGCATATCCCGGAATGAGGCCTACTAGATTTACAGGAAGCCAAATTATCATGCCACTGGGTCACACGATTGAACATGAAGAG ATGCTTGAAGTTATTCGGTTGGAAGGACACTCACTCAGTCATGAAGATGCTTTTATGTCGAGGGACATTCATCTTCTACAG ATGTGCAGTGGAATTGATGAAAATGCAGTCGGGGCCTGTTCCGAGCTCATTTTTGCACCAATCGATGAGATGTTTCCAGATGATGCGCAGTTGCTGCCTTCTGGTTTTCGTTTAATTCCACTCGACTCAAAGCCA GGTGATTTCCAGGACTCCTTGACTTCACATAAAACACTAGATTTGACGTCAAGCCTGGAAGTTGGTCCTGCGACGAGCAATAACGGAAAAAATGCGGCAGCATCTTGCAGTGCACGATCGATACTGACTATTGCCTTCCAGTTCCCATTTGAGAATAATTTACAGGAAAATGTAGCTACGATGGCCCGCCAATATGTTCGCAGTGTGATTTCCTCTGTGCAGAGGGTCGCGATGGCCATATCTCCATCGGGATTGAGCCCTACGGTTGGTTCAAAACTTTCTCCAGCTTCTCCTGAAGCTCTGACCCTCGCCCATTGGATCTGCCAAAGCTATAG CTACCATACTGGAGCCGAGTTGCTTAGGTCTGATGCTTCGAGTAGTGAAGCAGTGTTGAAAACACTTTGGCATCACCAAGATGCCGTTTTATGCTGCTCATTGAAG GATGTCCCTGTTTTCACATTTGCGAACCAGGCTGGGCTGGACATGCTGGAGACTACGCTAGTTGCTTTGCAAGACATCACTTTAGAGAAGATATTCGACGACGCTGGACACAAGGCTTTGTTCTCGGAATTCGCCAAGATCATGCAACAG GGATTCACTCACTTGCCTGGCGGCATCTGCATGTCGACAATGGGAAGGCACGTCTCATACGAACAAGCCATCGTGTGGAAAGTTTTCGCAGGAGAAGAAACGACAGTCCACTGCTTAGCTTTCTCCTTTGTGAACTGGTCCTTTGTGTAA